The following coding sequences lie in one Lysobacter capsici genomic window:
- a CDS encoding DUF3828 domain-containing protein: MRFAMPLISLLAAGLLTGAGNARAACLGDTPVATASAFYRDHYSFWNDPLPTLEQTTTARLLRLLKRDRACAGAGEVCAINADPWLDAQDGEARDPRFVAQGKNVVQVRYRFELGGGQPSQPQVARLRLAREGGCWRVDDLVGPNGGSLRDALARFHDGPGAD, encoded by the coding sequence ATGCGCTTTGCGATGCCGTTGATCTCGCTGCTCGCCGCCGGCCTGCTGACCGGTGCGGGCAATGCACGCGCCGCTTGCCTCGGCGATACGCCGGTCGCAACGGCCAGCGCGTTTTACCGCGACCACTACAGCTTCTGGAACGATCCGCTGCCGACCCTGGAGCAGACCACTACGGCGCGATTGTTGCGCCTGTTGAAACGCGACCGGGCCTGCGCCGGCGCGGGCGAGGTCTGCGCGATCAATGCCGATCCCTGGCTCGACGCGCAGGACGGCGAGGCGCGCGATCCGCGCTTCGTCGCGCAGGGCAAGAACGTGGTGCAGGTGCGTTACCGGTTCGAGCTGGGAGGCGGACAGCCGTCGCAGCCGCAGGTGGCGCGGCTGCGGCTCGCGCGCGAAGGCGGCTGCTGGCGGGTCGACGATCTGGTCGGTCCGAACGGCGGCTCGTTGCGCGACGCGCTAGCGCGTTTCCACGACGGCCCCGGCGCCGACTAA
- a CDS encoding lipase family protein, translated as MSDPKPNVPKTSIFDSIGGAFNRWTTRFEASARDPDSVLSSFVRHHRDDGNQFEPGHGVERNNAAPLATPSTAPGAAAPRAAMPSTVPPIVPSFAPRTYPRVGNPFDESYTAPERDAPVAAPSTTRDAAPDPRPASTASKGFAMDGVNAVFPRHDIAPPVASSSSSAPPRAASLDPTVAAAIMRDGYADRSEADLSGWKRVGDAELKAHGLDPKGFHDTASGLRADLYRKDDQFVLNFRGTDKASDWITNFGQGGGFGSAQYDGAVQLTQQVQQALPDGLHAVVGHSKGGGQAYLAAQVCDVECVVANPAWPNRATLLKHGLAADQLEHGPATTELVIKGEPLHGLQSLGFASLVRPHGAKIELDGPPFAPAPHPVLSRHVRGLEQDFDQAELILKGMDFGGHQLAQHGMQSVADATVDRRADELAELARSKGLKQVDHIVKADGPDGGGFLVQGELNNPAALRVKFTGPVPDASGATEMMSRVNREIAPAPAHNGQEAELTATRAARPSGL; from the coding sequence ATGTCCGATCCGAAGCCAAACGTGCCCAAAACCTCGATTTTCGACAGCATCGGCGGTGCCTTCAATCGATGGACGACACGGTTCGAAGCGAGCGCGCGCGATCCCGATTCGGTGCTCAGTTCGTTCGTCCGTCACCATCGCGACGACGGCAATCAGTTCGAACCCGGGCACGGTGTCGAACGCAATAACGCCGCGCCGCTGGCGACGCCTTCCACCGCGCCGGGCGCCGCGGCGCCGCGTGCGGCGATGCCGTCGACGGTTCCGCCGATCGTGCCGTCTTTCGCGCCACGCACGTATCCGCGCGTGGGCAATCCCTTCGACGAGTCCTACACCGCGCCCGAACGCGATGCGCCTGTCGCCGCGCCCTCGACGACCCGCGATGCCGCGCCCGATCCGCGCCCGGCGTCCACCGCCTCGAAGGGATTCGCCATGGACGGCGTGAACGCGGTGTTTCCGCGCCACGACATCGCGCCGCCGGTCGCGTCGTCCTCGTCGTCGGCGCCGCCGCGCGCGGCGAGCCTGGACCCCACCGTCGCCGCCGCGATCATGCGCGACGGCTACGCCGACCGCAGCGAAGCCGACCTGAGCGGCTGGAAACGCGTCGGCGACGCCGAACTCAAGGCGCACGGGCTGGACCCGAAGGGGTTCCACGACACCGCCAGCGGCCTGCGCGCCGATCTGTACCGCAAGGACGATCAGTTCGTGCTGAATTTCCGCGGCACCGACAAGGCCAGCGACTGGATCACCAACTTCGGCCAGGGCGGCGGCTTCGGCAGCGCGCAGTACGACGGCGCGGTGCAGTTGACCCAGCAGGTGCAACAGGCCTTGCCCGACGGTCTGCACGCGGTGGTCGGCCATTCCAAGGGCGGCGGCCAGGCTTATCTGGCCGCGCAGGTGTGCGACGTGGAGTGCGTGGTCGCCAATCCGGCGTGGCCGAACCGCGCCACCTTGCTCAAGCACGGCCTCGCCGCCGACCAACTCGAGCACGGTCCGGCGACGACCGAACTTGTGATTAAGGGCGAGCCGCTGCACGGTCTGCAGTCGCTGGGCTTCGCGTCGCTGGTGCGGCCGCACGGCGCCAAGATCGAACTGGACGGGCCGCCGTTCGCGCCCGCGCCGCATCCGGTCCTGAGCCGGCACGTGCGCGGACTGGAGCAGGATTTCGATCAGGCCGAACTGATCCTCAAGGGCATGGATTTCGGCGGCCACCAACTGGCCCAGCACGGCATGCAGTCGGTCGCCGACGCGACGGTCGATCGTCGTGCCGACGAGTTGGCGGAACTGGCGCGGTCGAAAGGCCTCAAGCAAGTCGATCACATCGTCAAGGCCGACGGCCCGGACGGCGGCGGTTTCCTGGTGCAGGGCGAGTTGAACAATCCGGCGGCGTTGCGGGTGAAGTTCACCGGCCCGGTGCCGGACGCGAGTGGCGCGACCGAGATGATGAGCCGGGTCAATCGCGAGATCGCGCCGGCCCCCGCGCACAATGGGCAGGAAGCGGAACTGACGGCGACGCGGGCGGCACGGCCGTCCGGGCTGTAG
- the carB gene encoding carbamoyl-phosphate synthase large subunit, translated as MPKRTDIKTVLIIGAGPIVIGQACEFDYSGAQACKALRDEGYRVVLVNSNPATIMTDPNMADAVYIEPINWQTVEKIIAKEKPDALLPTMGGQTALNCALDLADNGVLEKYNVELIGAKRDAIRMAEDRELFRVAMKEIGLECPKAEVARTLEEAIDIQTRVGYPTIIRPSFTLGGSGGGIAYNREELIEIVTRGLELSPTTEVLVEESVLGWKEFEMEVVRDTADNCIIVCSIENFDAMGVHTGDSITVAPAQTLTDKEYQRLRDASIAVLRKIGVDTGGSNVQFGINAQNGRVVVIEMNPRVSRSSALASKATGFPIAKIAAKLAVGYTLDELRNEITGGATPASFEPSIDYVVTKIPRFAFEKFPQADARLTTQMKSVGEVMAMGRTFQESLQKALRGLETGKVGLDPTGLDLSNELDMVKLRRELKEPGPERMFHIGDAFRAGMSVEDVHALSFVDPWFLDQIEELIATEGEVADAGLGALDKPRMRALKRMGFSDARIAQLTGTDETAVRTLRRAFGVRPVYKRVDSCAAEFATTTAYMYSTYEDECEANPSNRDKIIVLGGGPNRIGQGIEFDYCCVHAALALREDGYETIMVNCNPETVSTDYDTSDRLYFEPLTLEDVLEIADLEKPKGVIVQYGGQTPLKLARALEANGVPIIGTSPDSIDLAEDRERFQKLVQDLGLAQPINRTARNPDEALMLANQIGYPMVVRPSYVLGGRAMEIVYSDADLTRYIRDAVKVSNDSPVLLDRFLDNAVEVDVDIIADREGRVLIGGVMEHIEEAGVHSGDSSCSLPPYSLSAGTQEKLREQVVALAKALKVVGLMNTQFAIQTDAQGNDTIFLIEVNPRASRTVPFVSKATGMALAKIAARCMVGQTLASQGALEEIVPDYYSVKEAIFPFAKFQGVDPILGPEMRSTGEVMGVGKNFGAAMARAQEAGGIKAPPVGKVFVSVRDPDKLRVLPVAQELLRRGYSLVATSGTQAFFAEHGVVCESVNKVTEGRPHIVDLIKNGEIVYIINTTEGRQAISDSFSIRREALQQRVTYSTTVSGARALVGSLDYRGKGPVWSLQELHAQIGAA; from the coding sequence ATGCCCAAGCGTACCGACATCAAAACCGTCCTGATCATCGGCGCCGGCCCGATCGTGATCGGCCAGGCCTGCGAGTTCGACTACTCCGGCGCGCAAGCCTGCAAGGCGCTGCGCGACGAGGGCTACCGCGTGGTCCTGGTCAATTCGAATCCGGCCACGATCATGACCGACCCGAACATGGCCGACGCGGTCTACATCGAGCCGATCAACTGGCAGACGGTCGAGAAGATCATCGCCAAGGAAAAGCCCGACGCGCTACTGCCGACCATGGGCGGCCAGACCGCGCTGAACTGCGCGCTCGACCTGGCCGACAACGGCGTGCTGGAGAAATACAACGTCGAGCTGATCGGCGCCAAGCGCGACGCGATCCGCATGGCCGAAGACCGCGAGCTGTTCCGCGTGGCGATGAAGGAGATCGGCCTGGAATGCCCGAAGGCCGAAGTCGCGCGCACGCTGGAAGAAGCGATCGACATCCAGACCCGCGTCGGCTACCCGACCATCATCCGCCCCAGCTTCACCCTCGGCGGCAGCGGCGGCGGCATCGCCTACAACCGCGAAGAGCTGATCGAGATCGTCACCCGCGGCCTGGAGCTGTCGCCGACCACCGAAGTGCTGGTCGAGGAATCGGTGCTGGGCTGGAAGGAATTCGAGATGGAAGTGGTCCGCGACACCGCGGACAACTGCATCATCGTGTGCTCGATCGAGAACTTCGACGCGATGGGCGTGCACACCGGCGACTCGATCACCGTCGCCCCGGCGCAGACCCTCACCGACAAGGAATACCAGCGCCTGCGCGACGCCTCGATCGCGGTGTTGCGCAAGATCGGCGTCGACACCGGCGGCTCCAACGTGCAGTTCGGCATCAACGCCCAGAACGGCCGGGTGGTGGTGATCGAAATGAACCCGCGCGTGTCGCGCTCCTCGGCGCTGGCGTCGAAGGCGACCGGTTTCCCGATCGCCAAGATCGCCGCCAAGCTCGCGGTCGGCTACACCCTCGACGAACTGCGCAACGAAATCACCGGCGGCGCGACCCCGGCCTCGTTCGAGCCGAGCATCGACTACGTCGTCACCAAGATCCCGCGCTTCGCGTTCGAGAAGTTCCCGCAGGCCGACGCGCGCCTGACCACGCAGATGAAGTCGGTCGGCGAAGTCATGGCGATGGGCCGCACCTTCCAGGAATCGCTGCAGAAGGCGCTGCGCGGGCTGGAAACCGGCAAGGTCGGCCTGGATCCGACCGGCCTGGATCTGAGCAACGAACTCGACATGGTCAAGTTGCGTCGCGAGCTCAAGGAGCCCGGCCCGGAGCGCATGTTCCACATCGGCGATGCGTTCCGCGCCGGCATGAGCGTCGAGGACGTGCACGCGCTGTCGTTCGTCGATCCGTGGTTCCTGGACCAGATCGAGGAACTGATCGCGACCGAAGGCGAGGTCGCCGACGCCGGCCTGGGCGCGCTCGACAAGCCGCGCATGCGCGCGCTCAAGCGCATGGGCTTCTCCGATGCGCGCATCGCCCAGCTCACCGGCACCGACGAAACCGCGGTGCGCACCCTGCGCCGCGCGTTCGGCGTGCGCCCGGTGTACAAGCGCGTGGACTCCTGCGCGGCCGAGTTCGCCACCACCACCGCGTACATGTATTCGACCTACGAGGACGAGTGCGAAGCCAATCCGAGCAACCGCGACAAGATCATCGTGCTCGGCGGCGGCCCCAACCGCATCGGCCAGGGCATCGAGTTCGACTACTGCTGCGTGCATGCCGCGCTCGCCCTGCGCGAGGACGGCTATGAAACCATCATGGTCAACTGCAATCCGGAAACCGTGTCGACCGACTACGACACCTCCGATCGCCTGTACTTCGAACCGCTGACGCTGGAAGACGTGCTGGAAATCGCCGACCTCGAAAAGCCCAAGGGCGTGATCGTGCAGTACGGCGGCCAGACCCCGCTCAAGCTCGCGCGCGCGCTGGAGGCCAACGGCGTGCCGATCATCGGCACCTCGCCCGACAGCATCGATCTGGCTGAAGACCGCGAGCGCTTCCAGAAGCTCGTGCAGGATCTGGGCCTGGCCCAGCCGATCAACCGCACCGCGCGCAACCCCGACGAAGCGCTGATGTTGGCCAACCAGATCGGTTATCCGATGGTGGTGCGTCCGAGCTACGTGCTCGGCGGCCGGGCGATGGAAATCGTCTATTCCGACGCCGATCTCACCCGTTACATCCGCGATGCGGTCAAGGTGTCGAACGATTCGCCGGTGCTGCTCGACCGCTTCCTCGACAACGCGGTCGAGGTCGACGTCGACATCATCGCCGACCGCGAAGGCCGGGTCCTGATCGGCGGCGTGATGGAGCACATCGAAGAAGCCGGCGTGCATTCGGGCGACTCCTCGTGCTCGCTGCCGCCGTACTCGCTCAGCGCCGGCACCCAGGAAAAACTGCGCGAGCAGGTCGTGGCGCTGGCCAAGGCGCTCAAGGTGGTCGGGCTGATGAACACCCAGTTCGCGATCCAGACCGATGCGCAGGGCAACGACACGATCTTCCTGATCGAAGTGAACCCGCGCGCCTCGCGCACGGTGCCGTTCGTGTCCAAGGCCACCGGCATGGCGCTGGCGAAGATCGCCGCGCGTTGCATGGTCGGCCAGACCCTGGCCTCGCAGGGCGCGCTGGAAGAAATCGTGCCGGACTACTACTCGGTCAAGGAAGCGATCTTCCCGTTCGCCAAGTTCCAGGGCGTCGACCCGATCCTCGGGCCGGAGATGCGTTCCACCGGCGAAGTGATGGGCGTGGGCAAGAACTTCGGCGCGGCGATGGCGCGCGCGCAGGAAGCCGGCGGCATCAAGGCGCCGCCGGTCGGCAAGGTGTTCGTCTCGGTCCGCGACCCGGACAAGCTGCGCGTGCTGCCGGTGGCGCAGGAACTGCTGCGCCGCGGCTACAGCCTGGTCGCGACCAGCGGCACCCAGGCGTTCTTCGCCGAACACGGCGTGGTTTGCGAATCGGTCAACAAGGTCACCGAAGGCCGCCCGCACATCGTCGACCTGATCAAGAACGGCGAGATCGTCTACATCATCAACACCACCGAAGGCCGCCAGGCGATCTCGGATTCGTTCTCGATCCGTCGCGAGGCGCTGCAGCAGCGGGTGACGTACTCGACCACGGTGTCGGGCGCGCGCGCGCTGGTGGGCTCGCTGGACTATCGCGGTAAGGGCCCGGTGTGGTCGTTGCAGGAGCTGCATGCGCAGATCGGCGCGGCGTAA
- a CDS encoding DUF6973 domain-containing protein has translation MSAAPATPTRRRRWRSRALALLAVLGAYPAFVMIAVYTQWFAADLPGGRNGPADAYRHSLASAIVAYTLSPRCVDWVTAVMERGGQGNASRAMDAHNNRIGARLGAAAENWTAMQREVRAAVDHGAIDARSPEQITWLAREAWQDRLY, from the coding sequence ATGAGCGCGGCGCCGGCCACGCCGACGCGTCGACGCCGCTGGCGTTCGCGCGCATTGGCGTTGCTGGCGGTGCTCGGCGCGTACCCCGCGTTCGTGATGATCGCGGTCTACACGCAATGGTTCGCCGCCGATCTTCCCGGCGGACGCAACGGCCCGGCCGATGCGTACCGTCACAGCCTGGCCAGCGCGATCGTCGCCTACACCCTGTCGCCGCGTTGCGTGGACTGGGTGACCGCGGTGATGGAGCGGGGCGGACAAGGCAACGCCAGCCGGGCGATGGACGCCCACAACAACCGCATCGGCGCGCGTCTCGGCGCCGCCGCTGAAAACTGGACCGCGATGCAGCGCGAAGTTCGCGCCGCGGTCGACCACGGAGCGATCGATGCGCGATCGCCCGAGCAAATCACCTGGCTCGCTCGCGAAGCGTGGCAGGACCGACTTTACTGA
- the recJ gene encoding single-stranded-DNA-specific exonuclease RecJ, which translates to MKPVARLRRREVADAGLWPDSVPPLLRRVYAARGANCVEQAQPRLAQLLPPDGMLGLDAATELLAEAISADRHIVVVGDFDCDGATACAVGVRGLRLLGARRVSHAVPNRMVHGYGLSPALVEELAGLQPELLVTVDHGIACHAGIAAARARGWKVLVTDHHLPGEHLPPADAIVDPNQPGDTFPSKMLAGVGVMFYVLLALRRRLREAGAFGADSVPDLSVLLDLVAVGTVADLVPLDANNRALVAAGLRRLRAGQGGAGLRALIEVSQRDYRRLTAADIGYAVAPRLNAAGRLEDMALGIECLLTENVAQARDIASTLNEINAERRAVQQQMTDEAQAAFARVSIDTQAAPMALCLFDDDWHPGVVGLVASKMKERLHRPVIAFAPAEPGSRQLRGSARSIPGFHIRDALADVAARHPDLIERFGGHAMAAGLSLRLDAFDAFRDAFEHCARLALTPELLQADVLSDGELHAAEFDRAHAESLRDGGPWGQGFAEPQFDGEFEVLSWRVVGERHLKLELGRDGLRLNAIEFGGWDGNTPPPWVRIAYRLEPDDYRGGTAVQLVVTHREAL; encoded by the coding sequence ATGAAGCCGGTCGCGCGCCTGCGCCGCCGCGAAGTGGCTGATGCCGGGCTGTGGCCGGATTCGGTCCCGCCGCTGCTGCGCCGGGTCTACGCCGCGCGCGGCGCGAACTGCGTCGAGCAGGCGCAACCGCGGCTGGCGCAGTTGTTGCCGCCCGACGGCATGCTCGGGCTGGACGCCGCCACCGAATTGCTCGCCGAGGCGATCTCCGCCGATCGCCACATCGTGGTGGTCGGCGATTTCGATTGCGACGGCGCCACCGCCTGCGCGGTCGGCGTGCGCGGTCTGCGCCTGCTCGGCGCCAGGCGGGTGTCGCATGCGGTGCCCAACCGGATGGTGCATGGCTACGGCCTGTCGCCGGCGCTGGTGGAGGAATTGGCGGGGCTGCAACCAGAGCTTTTGGTCACCGTCGATCACGGCATCGCCTGTCACGCCGGCATCGCCGCGGCGCGCGCGCGCGGCTGGAAAGTGCTGGTCACCGATCACCATCTGCCCGGCGAACACCTGCCGCCGGCCGATGCGATCGTCGATCCGAATCAACCCGGCGACACCTTCCCGAGCAAGATGCTCGCCGGCGTCGGGGTCATGTTCTACGTGCTGCTGGCCTTGCGCCGGCGGCTGCGCGAGGCCGGCGCGTTCGGCGCGGACAGCGTGCCGGACCTGAGCGTCCTACTCGATCTGGTCGCGGTCGGCACCGTCGCCGACCTGGTGCCGCTGGACGCCAACAACCGCGCGCTGGTCGCCGCGGGCCTGCGTCGTCTGCGCGCGGGGCAGGGCGGCGCCGGGCTGCGTGCATTGATCGAAGTCTCGCAGCGCGATTACCGGCGATTGACCGCGGCCGATATCGGCTATGCGGTCGCGCCGCGTCTCAACGCCGCCGGGCGGCTGGAGGACATGGCGCTCGGCATCGAATGCCTGCTGACCGAGAACGTCGCGCAGGCGCGCGATATCGCCTCCACCCTCAACGAGATCAACGCCGAGCGCCGCGCCGTGCAGCAGCAGATGACCGACGAAGCGCAGGCCGCGTTCGCGCGGGTGTCGATCGACACGCAGGCCGCGCCGATGGCGTTGTGTCTGTTCGACGACGACTGGCATCCCGGCGTGGTCGGCCTGGTCGCATCGAAAATGAAGGAACGCCTGCATCGGCCGGTGATCGCGTTCGCCCCGGCCGAACCCGGCAGCCGCCAGTTGCGCGGCTCGGCGCGTTCGATTCCCGGGTTTCATATCCGCGATGCGCTGGCCGACGTCGCCGCGCGTCATCCCGACCTGATCGAACGCTTCGGCGGCCACGCCATGGCCGCCGGTCTGTCGTTGCGCCTGGATGCATTCGACGCCTTCCGCGATGCGTTCGAACACTGCGCGCGGCTCGCGCTGACCCCGGAACTGCTGCAGGCCGACGTGCTCAGCGACGGCGAACTGCACGCGGCCGAGTTCGATCGCGCGCATGCCGAGTCGCTGCGCGACGGCGGGCCGTGGGGTCAGGGTTTCGCCGAACCGCAGTTCGACGGCGAGTTCGAAGTGCTGTCCTGGCGCGTGGTCGGCGAACGCCATCTCAAGCTGGAACTGGGCCGCGACGGCCTGCGCCTCAACGCGATCGAGTTCGGCGGCTGGGACGGCAACACGCCGCCGCCGTGGGTGCGCATCGCCTATCGCCTGGAGCCCGACGATTATCGCGGCGGCACGGCGGTGCAACTGGTGGTCACGCACCGCGAGGCGCTGTAG
- the greA gene encoding transcription elongation factor GreA, with the protein MRPPITAQGAQRLRAELEELKSVKRPAVINAIAEARAHGDLKENAEYHAAREQQGFIEGRIKQLEAELSHAQVIDISTLNAGSKVVFGATVELIDVDSEEERKYQIVGDLEADIKLGLIAISSPVARALIGKNEGDSVVIDAPGGTHEYEIVGVSYNAG; encoded by the coding sequence ATGAGACCACCCATCACGGCCCAGGGCGCGCAGCGTTTGCGCGCGGAGCTGGAAGAACTCAAGTCGGTCAAGCGGCCGGCGGTGATCAACGCGATCGCCGAAGCGCGCGCCCACGGCGATCTCAAGGAGAACGCCGAGTACCACGCCGCGCGCGAGCAGCAGGGCTTCATCGAAGGCCGGATCAAGCAGCTCGAAGCCGAACTGTCGCACGCCCAGGTCATCGACATCAGCACGCTCAACGCCGGCTCCAAGGTCGTGTTCGGCGCCACCGTCGAGCTGATCGACGTGGATTCCGAGGAGGAGCGCAAGTACCAGATCGTCGGCGACCTGGAAGCCGACATCAAACTCGGCCTGATCGCGATCTCCTCGCCGGTCGCGCGCGCGCTGATCGGCAAGAACGAGGGCGACAGCGTCGTCATCGACGCGCCGGGCGGCACCCACGAGTATGAAATCGTCGGCGTCAGCTACAACGCCGGATGA
- the dapB gene encoding 4-hydroxy-tetrahydrodipicolinate reductase, whose amino-acid sequence MSEITRLLIHGASGRMGQALLRLAAERQDLRVVAAYSRSQPAQRVIDGVPHFAVSELNGAPEFDVAIDFSLPDGFDPVLALCAQRGKALVSGTTGLSSAQNTAINDAAARIAVVWAANYSLGVAVLTELVRRAAAALPGWDCDVIEAHHTRKLDAPSGTALHLGAAAAIGRGEQPHYASLRAGDIVGEHTVQFAAAGERLELIHRASNRDIFARGALEAALRVAHQAPGRYGLAELMFPNL is encoded by the coding sequence ATGAGCGAAATCACCCGACTGTTGATACACGGCGCCTCCGGCCGCATGGGCCAGGCCTTGCTGCGGCTCGCCGCCGAACGCCAGGACCTGCGCGTGGTCGCCGCCTATTCGCGTTCGCAGCCCGCGCAGCGGGTGATCGACGGCGTGCCGCATTTCGCCGTGTCCGAATTGAACGGCGCGCCCGAGTTCGACGTGGCGATCGATTTCAGCTTGCCCGACGGGTTCGACCCGGTGCTGGCGTTGTGCGCGCAACGCGGCAAGGCCCTGGTTTCGGGCACCACCGGCCTGAGTTCGGCGCAGAACACCGCGATCAACGACGCCGCCGCGCGCATCGCGGTGGTGTGGGCGGCCAACTACAGCCTCGGCGTGGCGGTATTGACCGAACTGGTGCGTCGCGCCGCGGCCGCCTTGCCGGGTTGGGATTGCGACGTGATCGAGGCCCACCACACCCGCAAGCTCGATGCGCCTTCGGGCACCGCGTTGCACCTGGGCGCGGCCGCCGCGATCGGCCGTGGCGAGCAGCCGCATTACGCCAGCCTGCGCGCCGGCGACATCGTCGGCGAACACACCGTGCAGTTCGCCGCGGCCGGCGAGCGGCTGGAACTGATCCACCGCGCCAGCAACCGCGACATCTTCGCGCGCGGCGCGCTCGAAGCGGCGCTGCGCGTCGCCCACCAGGCGCCGGGGCGCTACGGGCTGGCGGAGCTGATGTTTCCGAATCTCTGA
- the carA gene encoding glutamine-hydrolyzing carbamoyl-phosphate synthase small subunit, whose product MTQPAILALEDGTVFEGVSVGAPGLSVGEVVFNTAITGYQEILTDPSYARQLVTLTYPHVGNTGITAQDDEAHQVWASGLIVRDVPRRPSNWRSTIALPQWLAERGVVAISDIDTRKLTRLLRDTGAQNGALMAGEIDVAKAIEAARKFPGLKGMDLAKEVCTRERYEWTQGQLDLDRNAFVTAESRFHVVAYDFGVKLNILRMLAERGCRVTVVPAQTSAAEVLALKPDGVFLSNGPGDPEPCDYAIAAIKEFIAQKIPTFGICLGHQLLGLASGAKTLKMKFGHHGANHPVQDLDSGRVMITSQNHGFAVDEASLPANVRVTHRSLFDGSNQGIALTDAPAFSFQGHPEASPGPHDVSPLFDRFVVSMEQAKAA is encoded by the coding sequence GTGACCCAACCCGCAATCCTCGCACTCGAAGACGGCACCGTGTTCGAGGGCGTTTCCGTAGGCGCGCCCGGCCTCAGCGTCGGCGAAGTCGTATTCAACACCGCGATCACCGGCTACCAGGAAATCCTCACGGATCCCTCCTACGCCCGTCAGCTGGTCACGCTGACCTACCCGCACGTCGGCAACACCGGCATCACCGCGCAGGACGACGAAGCGCATCAGGTATGGGCTTCGGGCCTGATCGTGCGCGACGTGCCGCGCCGCCCCAGCAACTGGCGCAGCACCATCGCGCTGCCGCAGTGGCTGGCCGAGCGCGGCGTGGTCGCGATCTCCGACATCGACACCCGCAAGCTGACCCGTCTGCTGCGCGACACCGGCGCGCAGAACGGCGCGCTGATGGCCGGCGAGATCGATGTCGCCAAGGCGATCGAAGCCGCGCGCAAGTTCCCCGGCCTGAAGGGTATGGACCTGGCCAAGGAAGTCTGCACGCGCGAACGCTACGAGTGGACGCAAGGTCAGCTCGACCTCGACCGCAACGCATTCGTGACGGCGGAATCGCGCTTCCATGTCGTCGCCTACGACTTCGGCGTCAAGCTCAACATCCTGCGCATGCTCGCCGAGCGCGGCTGCCGCGTAACGGTGGTGCCGGCGCAGACCTCGGCCGCCGAGGTGCTGGCGCTCAAGCCCGACGGCGTGTTCCTGTCCAACGGCCCCGGCGATCCGGAGCCCTGCGATTACGCGATCGCGGCGATCAAGGAATTCATCGCGCAAAAGATCCCGACCTTCGGCATCTGCCTCGGGCATCAGCTGCTCGGCCTCGCCTCCGGCGCGAAGACCCTGAAGATGAAGTTCGGCCATCACGGCGCGAACCATCCGGTCCAGGATCTCGACAGCGGCCGGGTGATGATCACCTCGCAGAACCATGGCTTCGCGGTCGATGAAGCCAGCCTGCCGGCCAACGTGCGGGTAACCCACCGCTCGCTGTTCGACGGCAGCAACCAGGGCATCGCCCTGACCGACGCGCCGGCTTTCAGCTTCCAGGGCCACCCGGAAGCGAGCCCGGGCCCGCACGATGTGTCGCCGTTGTTCGACCGGTTCGTGGTGTCGATGGAACAGGCCAAGGCCGCCTGA
- a CDS encoding phosphoglycerate mutase: MNSVTVLLPERARFGGQRLGEAFGLRLGRADRSVEAADQAARVFDILPRGWPIAAVSRQRDVGDAAYGAWLRADPAYVRPDINGARLLAYGQALSLSERDSAALLPALRPLFGDAGFPIDAPHPSRWYLALPRESRLPKFASPEQALGEDMFQHLPGMENEGSEGRRWRSLLSEAQIVLHNHPHNAQRIAAGLAPINSLWFWGGGVLPDHVRTTYQQVYSDDEGLTAFGTQAGIAAMALPPQWPAGEGERLFDLRGARDLAVVQRDWLEPIARALDARTLDRAVLAFADGERFELARSQRWRFWRKSLRSLQV, translated from the coding sequence ATGAACAGCGTCACCGTGCTGTTGCCCGAGCGCGCGCGTTTCGGCGGCCAGCGTCTGGGCGAAGCGTTCGGGCTGCGGCTCGGTCGCGCCGACCGCAGCGTCGAGGCGGCCGATCAGGCCGCGCGCGTGTTCGACATCCTGCCGCGCGGCTGGCCGATCGCGGCGGTGTCGCGGCAGCGCGATGTCGGCGACGCCGCCTACGGCGCGTGGTTGCGCGCCGACCCGGCCTATGTGCGGCCCGACATCAACGGCGCGCGCCTGCTCGCCTACGGTCAGGCCTTGTCGTTAAGCGAACGCGACAGCGCCGCGTTGCTGCCGGCGCTGCGGCCCTTGTTCGGCGACGCCGGTTTCCCGATCGACGCGCCGCACCCGAGCCGCTGGTACCTCGCGCTGCCGCGCGAAAGCCGATTGCCGAAATTCGCCTCGCCCGAACAGGCGCTGGGCGAAGACATGTTCCAGCACCTGCCGGGCATGGAAAACGAAGGCAGCGAAGGCCGCCGCTGGCGTTCGCTGCTCAGCGAAGCGCAGATCGTCCTGCACAACCATCCGCACAATGCCCAGCGCATCGCCGCCGGGCTGGCGCCGATCAATTCGCTGTGGTTCTGGGGCGGCGGCGTGCTGCCCGATCATGTGCGCACGACGTATCAGCAGGTCTACAGCGACGACGAAGGGCTGACCGCGTTCGGTACACAGGCCGGCATCGCCGCCATGGCGTTGCCGCCGCAGTGGCCGGCGGGCGAGGGCGAGCGTCTGTTCGACCTGCGCGGCGCGCGCGACCTGGCGGTGGTGCAGCGCGATTGGCTCGAGCCGATCGCGCGCGCGCTCGATGCGCGAACGCTGGATCGCGCGGTGCTCGCCTTCGCCGACGGCGAACGATTCGAACTGGCGCGTTCGCAGCGCTGGCGCTTCTGGCGCAAATCGCTGCGCTCGCTGCAAGTTTGA